The following proteins are encoded in a genomic region of Pyrus communis chromosome 11, drPyrComm1.1, whole genome shotgun sequence:
- the LOC137708619 gene encoding large ribosomal subunit protein eL20z-like gives MDQRISTDVVNHRSGDYAPIGDQEDPKLGMFDKPLPCFGWGIGWFSLLLGFVFPVMWYYATFLYFSKYYQKDPRERTGLEASAVAALICTVAVLIVLAVFVIKALFP, from the exons ATGGATCAGA GGATCTCAACAGATGTAGTGAACCATAGAAGTGGCGACTATGCTCCTATTGGTGACCAAGAGGACCCGAAATTGGGAATGTTTGACAAACCCCTTCCTTGCTTTGGCTGGGGAATTGGATGGTTTTC TCTTCTGCTTGGATTTGTATTTCCAGTGATGTGGTACTATGCCACATTTCTTTACTTTTCGAAGTATTATCAAAAAGACCCAAGGGAACGAACTGGACTTGAAGCGTCAGCAGTAGCA GCTTTGATTTGTACAGTTGCTGTGTTAATAGTGCTTGCTGTCTTTGTTATCAAGGCTTTGTTTCCCTAA